In the Triticum aestivum cultivar Chinese Spring chromosome 2B, IWGSC CS RefSeq v2.1, whole genome shotgun sequence genome, TAGATCGCCGCAAGGGCAACCTGGTAGGCGGCCTtgccgcctggtcctcctcgcggacgacgagTGGGGGCGGTGGCACAATGCAGTCGACTTCGCGGACGCCGCATCGCCTTGCCttctcgtgctcgaaggcgaactaGCGCGTCCAGTTGGGCGAGTCGGAtgcataggcgggggcacggcgctgctccggcgtcaggaGCGCCCGCCGGCACCACACCTACTCCGCGTGCGCCCTAGCCGATCGcagcgccgccggcactgggatcctctccggaTCTAGGTGccacgtccgcgccgacgcatttttTGGGGATTGAAATATGAGATACTTGGATGCATTAGATAAATTATAAGGTGTGAccggtcagtcggtcactgcccgCGGACGCGCACGTCTGCAGGCGTTTGAGGGGCGTAATTTAGTGTCCGCCGCTGTAGATGCTCAGCCAAACATCCCAAACACGCCTCATACGCCCGAACGGGCCATCCGGTCACAATTTTTTGACCCAGACAGGCGCCTCAAACGGGCCTTAAATGTCCGGGCTAACCGGCACTcctcatatatagctcaaatatggaGCGGGTATAGGGCGCTCGAGCGCGTCCACCATGTCAGACTGACGATAGAGTAGGTTGTAACGTTTCCATGCTTTTGTGAATTTAATAATCTAGTATGAGATGTCCAGATGCAGTTATGCTAATTTGAAGAGCGTCTGATCACTGTCCGTGAATGTTTGAGGGATCATATTTATCATatacggttgtagatgctctaagccgGTACGTCGTCTAAACACAGCCCTCAGCCCGCCTCTCTGATATTTCTGGTGCACCACGCGAGACCATGGCTGGTGGTTTGAGTTCCGCCACGCCGCGGTATCCGCGGTCTGAGCTGTAACTATGAGAAGACGTTGTCATTAGGTGCGAACCGTGAGGAGGAGAAGCTAGTGGCCGATTTGGTTCTCAGTCCATGGTTGAAATAGTCTGGGTAGACCTGGGAATGGTTTGGACTCAAACTTCAGTTTTGGATCAGTTTTCCTATTGGACTCTTTTGGTTTGGATAAAACGGGCTGAGTTTCTAATGTAAGTTGGTTTGACTTGGTTTTTTTttattattggtttggtttggttcgGTCTGGTCACAGACCAAACAATGGGAGAAAAACCCAAGTCAAACCAACTTACATTAGAAACTCAGCCCGTTTTATCCAAACCAAAAGAGTCCAATAGGAAAACTGATCCAAAACTGAAGTTTGAGTCCAAACCATTCCCAGGTCTATGTGTACTACTGTAGATAATCCTAACCCTGAATACCGAGGTCTTCCGGAACGAAGACATCCACAACTTTCTCACCGTGAGACTAATCATAGAGGATTAAAATCTTTGAATTACTCGGTTTAGGAAACTGAGTGGCGAGATGGCGACCTGCTCCTGGTGGCAGAACCTCTCTTTACATCCAAACATCCAGCTGCAGGCCGCGTAAAAGCCCCCTCACGCGTCACTGTCCCCCTATCGGAAAAGCTACGCCACCATCGCCCAGCGCACGATCTCTCttccggttttgggaaggttccagACCgggtttttttctatttttttactttatttttttactttatttcaaatTCGTAAACATTGTTTTAAATCCTGAACATCTTTTTTtcaatgaattcaaaaaatgtccatCAATTTTAATAAATGATCATTGAATTTAAAATTTGTTCATTTTGTTAAATAATGTTCATCATATGAAAAAACATTCATCAAATTCAAAGAAAATTAAttaattttcaaaaatgttcatccaattcaaaaaaatgttcttagtttgaaattttgttcataaaattcaaaatttgttcatcaaatACAAAAATGTTCATAAATATTAAAAACATGTTCATCAAAATACAAAAATGATCATTTTTTAAAACCCTGATTTTTTAATGTGTGgacatttttttgaattcatggacactttttgaaattgggattttttttgaaatcctGAACTATtttaaagaaacaaaaaaagataaaaaaggAAACGAAAAAAACAGGGGAGCCACCTTGCACCTGGGCCGACCCAAGTTCGCGCGTGGGGGACGAGGTGGTGCGTGTAAGCGTGTTACCTCAGTTTCCACCGCATACATAGGGAATAGGAGGTTTCATGGCACCATGTCATGTGTTGGCTGAAGAAATAAAGAGTTTATTTGGTTGTCTGCATTAATTTTAGGCCTTTCTGCATCTATGGCCCGATTGTGCCTGATTGAGTAGAAATAAGCTCTTGGTCATGTTGTGCACCTCGTTTAATAGCTTGCATTGTATATATGgtcatttgtgtgtgtgtgtgtgttgtttggACGCCTGCATGTGCGCATTGTTATGATGAATGCACCGAGCATAGCAATGTGCATTGCTTTGATAATGCACTGACCATACCAATTACCAATGTACACCCCTTTGATCAATGTACTGATCATACACAGCGTACACATATGCACATTGCTAGGGATCGTTCCACACGTAGCAATTCTACCAATCTCTCTAGTCATGAACACATACTATGATCCTAGCAAACACTAGCAATTAGTCTACATGTGCACATTGCTAACCGTCCATACATCTACACATATGCACATTGCTAGCAATCAGTCCACACATGACAACCCATAAACGATGGTAAAATGTAATCTAGGCCAATCAGTTCAACAGTTGCGACTTGAATCAGTGCAAAGTCCAAGTGAATCAATGCACAATCCAATCGATCCGGACCAGCGACCGTCTAAAAAGCCCTCCCCGAAAATCAATCAAATCTGCAAAATCAGAGAAGCATCTACTTACAACATTCGCTGCCGACGGTGGAGCGGGAGCGGATGGCGTCAGAGCTGGCGTAAGAGAAGAAAACCCTCGCGGGAAGTCAAACTCCCCACCCCGCCAAGGCCAATGTGCCGGCACCCGCATCCCCCACCCAGTCCACGTACCGTCCACCAATGGGCGGTCGATACACACCGAGCGCGGCCTAGTGCATCCCTCTTCCTCCTTAGCAAGACATAAGGCTGCTTTGAGATCCGTACGGGCCAGAAAATTAATATAGGTCAGCCTATCAAAGAGACCAAAAATGCATCTCAGCACCTctcaaagaaaaaacaaaaaatgcatCTCAGCGCCTGGCTGGTGGTGACACGGGCTACCAAACTCGTCAAAAGCTGGGCGTGCCGTGCGTCGTGCGCGTGAGCCCCATCGGCCATCGCGGATCACATGGCCGCACTATCCGCTTCCCctgctcggcttcccgccttgtcCGCTCCCCTCCGATCCCTCTCACTCGGGAACGACTACAATAGAAAAAGGTCCACAGgtgcaaaaataaaaaaacaagtcTAGGCCTTCTGATCCTGGATGAACGGTCCAGATTCTAGTGGACGGATCTGAGTGCACAGGTACTTGGTTCTTTGCAGAAAACTCCCTTGCTTCTACTCGTTTTGCAGGAACATGGTTGGGCCTTCTCTTCTTCCTAAGAACACAGCAACGCGAACCCCAATCCCCAACGCGTAGCCGCCAGCTCCAGCTTGCCGACGGTGGTGGCGGGCCAGATCCGGTGCCTAGCTGGGCGATTGCGCTCGGTGGAGGTCCAGATCCATCCACGACCGTCTTCTCGACGGCGTTTTGGCTGCCCTGGCGGACCCCCTTTGTCCGAAGCTGAGACCTTGTGCGGGCAAGTTCTCCAAGGTACTCTGCTGCGACCTCCATAGAAAACTATCATTCCATTCTTTCTCCTACCCCAATGAGCCCATTCTTCACACGTTGCCTGCATGTAACTCCGCCATTTGGGAACATCGTAGAAGAAATCTCAAGTCTTCATGTATGCTTGTCTGAAAGGTTGATACTAATTTGCATACTTGATTCTGTAGCATTTATTTAGGAAATCACTTTTGTTCAACTTTTACTGCAAACTGTGTATGTCATCTACTCCTCACAAACAAGAACACAATATTATGGACAAAATTTTACACTTAAAGAGACTTGTGCTTGGAGTTCAGACTGAAGGTGCCAAGTATTCTGCAAATATTATGTACCAaatttcagacttgtgcttggaCAGTCTGAAAGTACTCTACGGAGTAAAATTTCATACTTCCAGACTTGTGCTTCGACGGTCTGGAAGTACTTCTGGTTGTACCAAACTTCATACTTTCAGACTGACAGTCTGAAAGATAACATTCGCAAAGATGACAATCTAAAATTACTTGTGCTTGTACCAAAATTCAAACTTTCAGACTTGTGCTTGGACAGCCTGAAAGTGCCAAATTTTAGACTAACTTGGACAGTGTGAAAGCCTGAAAGTGCCGAATACTTGTGCTTCGACATGTCATCTACGACATACATATTATTAGTACTTCAAACTTCTTTGGCGTAAAGAGTACGCGCAGTACATAATATTATTTAGAAATCATTTTGGTTCAACTCTTACTGCAAACTTCAAGCACAATTCTGTAGCATATCAACTTTAATTAGGAGGACATGATATTTTGACATAGATATCTGAAAGTACTCTTGCTTTAAAATAGTGCTTGGAGCATATGTTGTATCCTCTATGATAAGATTAAAAAATTCTGGATCTTTGGAAATGATATGAACGGCAAGcatatgaacattttgtgaaggtaTATATTttagaaaaaagtccattttactaccctgaaaaAAGTTCGTGGTTCACATAACCCCCTGATCTTTTTTTCGGTTCCCTTACCCCCCTAAACAATCCCAAACCGGGCAAAAACCATCCTTGGCTGGTTTTGCCTATACCGGATGCTGATGTCGACACAGTCAAAGGCGGTATTTGGCCTGTGGGTGGGGCCCTCTCAGCTAGACACTCTCACTGACTATTGGGCCCGGTCAAATATGACACATGGGGCCCACATCTCGGTTGCACGGAGATTAACAAGGGACTAATTTAGCCCTAATTGCATCATTAACAgaaggggacccacatgtcaatgtcTCAGACTAACCCTAGTGATgaaggggacccacatgtcaatgtcTCAGATTAACAGAAGGGGACCTaaactaatgatgccacatcagcgTGGTCCTGCTCCGAGGTCGCCGGCGTGGAGGGCTTCAGCGGCGGCGCATCGGCGCAGTCGTGCTCAGGCGCAGACGTGCGCAAAGGAGGCCGGGGCGACGGTCAAAGCGGCTGCGGAGGTCGTGGCCTCCCGTTGACCAGAGGCGGCCGACCAGGGGTGTGTGGATGCGGTAGCAAGGGCCGGCCATGGATGTGGAGGTGGCGGCGCCACAACGATGCAGGCGGCCCGGGGAGGCGAGAGACGACCAGATCTGAGGGTGGCGCCCCCATCTGATCTGGTTCCGACCGGATCCGGACTCCGGTGGCGGTGTGAAGATGGTACGACGGCGAGCTTGTGGCGGCGGAGTGACCTGTACCTGAGAGAGAGATAcgagggaagagagagggagaggaaagaGAAGGGAGGAAGGAGAAGCGGGGCACTCGGGGTGGCGCCTTGGAACTCCGGCAGTCGCCGGCGTTGGTCGGAGGCGGGGCAGGGTTCGGGTGCGAGGGAGCGATGCTCAGGTAGGTAGGCGACGACAAAACGCGGTCCACCTGATGGAGGCCCACCCACAGGTCAAAACCACCATTTGACTGTTGCCACGTCAGCGCCAAGATGAGTCAAAACCATCCAGGGATTGATTTTGCCCGGTATAGGATTGTTTAGGGGTGAAAGGAACCGAAATAAAGATCAGGGGTTATGTGAACCACCAACTAttttcagggtagtaaaatggacttttttctatATTTTAATCGTGAGTAACAGTATCTTGGAAGCTTACAGAGATTTTTATGTTTTGAGGTGATTAAGAAGTCAGATATTTGGATTTTGGAGTGAAATGCAATTTCTGCTCTGCATATGATGGATAGATCAAAGCTCGTCGACTAGTGCTACCTTCGTCCTCCGCTGTTTTGTTGCTGCATCTCGAACTCAAAATGGAGGGAAGTAGTGGGACGTCGCCTTTAGGAGAGCCCACCGTTCCAGTAATCCCAAACTATGTACCAACACTAGACACAGTCTAATAAAGCACTAATATGTTGTGATTACCTAATTTTTTCGTTAATCCCTTCTTTGATGTTTTTTTTGCTGAATATTTGTTTGCAGTTGTGGAATCGGCCAATAGTGTCCAAAATCAAGATTTGAGTGATGCTACCTCATTTGCAGAAATAAATTCCCCAATGCTTCTCATTGATGATGCGAGTACACCAAAAAAGAAACAAGCCTTCTCTCAAGAGGTACCAATGCCGGTCACAGCTTGTTATACCCACTAAATAAGCATTGCATTTGGCAAATAGTAGTTGAATTTTTAGGTTGTTTGGAAATATTTTTTTTGCTTCTGACAAAAATGAGATCCCATAAGTTCATAGCATTGTCGTGTGAGGTTAATGTTACTAAACTCTGAATTGATGTTGCAGGGTTCTTTGTATAAACCCCAGTGTGATGAGGAATTGAAGCCAAAAGTGGGGATGCTATTTGATGACATTGGCTCAGTAATGGAATTTTACAAGACATATGCACACCATGTCGGATTTGGTGTACGTCTTGGACAGCAAAAGATCGTAGATAATGTGCTTCTGTGGAAGCGCTTCTTGTGTGCAAAAGAAGGATTTCGGCCCGAGAAAGGTATGGTTGTTGTTGATCATTCCAAGAAAAGGCAAAAGGTATGAACTTCGTGCAACATGGATACCAGCTTACTTTATGGAAATTCCCCTAGCTGGTCTTCTCAGGACAACTTCGGTTTCAGAGAGCGCAAACTCATTTTTTAAGCGTTTCATTTGTCGCAAGCTTACCTTTGTTGAGTTTTGGCTAAGATTTGACACTGCTTTGAAGTGTCAGAGGCAGAATGAGTTAATTGCTGATAACACAAGTGAATACACAACAAGTGAGTTGGTGACACCATGGGAAATAGAGAGACAAGGCAGGGCGGTATTCACCCACGAGATTTTTGAATTATTTCAGGCCCAGGTGCTTGCTGCCAGAGATGATTGTGATGTTCAGGACACGGAAAATCGTGAGGGGATTAAAATCATGTTTGTGAGTGATCAATACAAAAAGATTAGAGAAGTGTCTTATGACACAATATCCATGACTGCTAAATGTTCTTGCAAGCTTTTTGAGTCCAATGGAATCATGTGCCGCCATATTATCCGAGTGTTGAGGGGTGCGAAAATAAATGAATTGCCAAGAATTTATGTTCTTAAGCGGTGGGAGAGAAATTGCAAAAGGTATATTTCTCTTCAAATAGATATTGAAGCATTTATACTTATCTGCCTTGACACACATCACATGTAATATTTTTCATATTGCTAGGGACATTATCTTCGACGGGGAAGGGAACATACTTGAAGAGAATTTAATTGACCCGGTTGACATGGCTATGAAAAGGAAGATAGCTCTCGTTAGGAACAAGCTAGAAGATCTCATTCGGAAGACTAAAGGTTCAATGGAAGGAATTGAATTCCTGCACACTAGTTTGTGCAACGCTGAGATGGCTTTAGCCCATCTCGTACCGGCTGTAGCATGCAACACACACGAAAATGAGGAGTCATTTATCGGGAGCATCATTCCAAAGCACGTTACTATCCACACACCTACTGATATCAATGCAAGGGGCACTTGCTCTAGAATAAAGGGACACAGGGATGCTGTGAGGAGTGGGTCAAGTGAGAAGAAAAGAAGGCCTGGAATCCATCAAAAAGTCGCACGCAAATGTAGCATTTGCAAGGAAGTGGTGTTCCATGATGCAAGGACATGTTCTAAGAAACAAATGACACAACAATAGAGGTTTGTACTTCTTGCTTTTGAAGACTACCTGTTCTTTTAGTTGCTGAAATTCGTCACTTGCCTTCATCAACAGAGGTAGATGAAAGTTATGTGAGAGCATATCATCATGTGAAACAAATTGCACAACTGAAGAATCTTCATATTTTCAAAAGAAAAATAACCATTTTGTGGTTCACTGGTTATAGGTAATATTGTTCTTCTCGAACTTATGACTACTCCTGAGTGATTAAACTGTCCAGTGGCTTTCTCTATCTAGCATAGTCGCATTTAGGTTGCGTTTTGCAATGAATTTGTCTCTAATTTTCCTTCCATGTGGTTTGTGCAGCAAACAATCAAATGGTATTGTTGATGCATATTCATTTCATTAGATAACGATGATTATAAAAATCATGAACCACATTCATGACACTTGCATGGACCTGTGCTAACTGAATCTCGTTTGCTAGGTCTGACTTCTCCGAGCACAAGAAGATTGATAAGCAAGAGGCACTAGTACTGGAGGCAAAAGGCAGTAGCTTTTCTGTTGTGTACCAAACAGAGCAAACTTGATGCAAATTCTGACGGCAAGCTTGTTCAGCAGACAGCGGTGCTTACTTTAGTCCTGCATACTTTGTGTTGTCTGTGATGTACCAAAAATGGTCCTCtccatgttatgtactccctccgttcgaaattacttgtcgcgaaaatgaatgtatgtagacgtattttagttctagatacattcatttccgagacaagtaatttcgaacggagggagtaacacttTATATGCATGTGTGTCGTCTCTATTCTGTTCTGTTCTGTCTGGGATCGTGCAATTTAAAATGTATGTGTAGTTATGGTTTAAAGTGGATGGATTAATTTTCTCATGTCTCAGAAATTTGTGATGTTCCCATACATTTTAGTGACGAACATGTTTGGATTTCTTACATGATTCTGAATGTAGCAGAAGCTACTAATGAAATGAAATATATATCAAATTTCGTACAGTACATATGCAATTTTTTCTGGACCGGTACAGATTTGAGAAATTGTCTTATTTATGAGGGACAGAATGTTTGATATATCAGAAATTTGGGGTGGTTATTGCAAAAGTTACCTTCCATATGTAAATACTAGTAGGGGTTTTTGAAGAAATGTACACTTACAACCCTCCCACTCAATCTGTACCAATCATCTTCGATCCGATGACCATGGTTCGTTTTTCTATTCTTTCACCGTACACCCTTTTTCTAGTCGCTCCCCCACTATGTAGCGAGATCGCGCCCAACGCCGTGAGACAAGCCACAATTTCTGGTGGCGTTCGATCCCGCTGGCTGCCTCGTGCCGCCGCGCCACCACGGGACCGCGGTCTGCTTCTTGCGTGCGTGCGTCGTCACCGTACGTGACCTGCTGACGCGGGACGGATCGGATTCCGATCCGGTGCTAGTACCTACCTGCGCTGCGTCCGGCGTAAATGCCGATTGGCCGGATCGCCCGTGTGTCTGCAAGTTGTTGGGCCATGCCCGTGGCGTTCCTCTCGCGTCCCCGTCAACTTCGAGCCTTCCAGTACTCCCGTGCATGCACGCACGAGGTGATGGGGTTGGTGTTTACTTCGCTGTGCGATGTGATGTCTGTTTGTCATATTTGTCCTCCCTGTTTGTGGTGTTTTCCTGTTGCAAAAAAGTAAGGGGAAATAATCCTGCGCAAACAATTCTCAAATAATGAAAATACAAATTTTTAAAAAACAGAGTCGAAATATAATTCAcatttgggggggagggggggggggggggtgagggggaGTTGCACCACATTGTCGTCGAGAGGGCTGGCGAGATCATTACCGTCGGCTGCGCCAGCTTGATCGAGGGGAGGGTGCGGGAGGAGAACCACATTGGGTGGAGCTGTGTGAGGAGCAGCAGAACGGTGGCAGCATGCTCAGGGTGGGCGGCAAGGTGGAGCAGAGGACGCGGATAGCGGATAGACATCGACAAGGTGGAGAGGCGGTAGGGGCATGGTTTTGTGATGCGTCCGTGTTGCTCgtgtagggagagagagagagagagagagagagagagagagagagagagagagagagagagagagagagagagaagatggaCATGGTggtggtgtcggatttcgggttctggaagacccttgaggttcgaactctggggtgcgcgcgaagatctctcccttaccaactcacgtctcgaagcctcgccAGGAATCTAGGCTGAaaggaagaacacacaagggacacgaggtttatactggttcaggtcaccatcgtggtgtaataccccactccagtgtgtggtgtggtggattgcctcagtgactgatgatgaacaatacaaaggaagaacaaccccgcgagaggtgttcttgagctggtgcgatgaactgcttgggtgagttcaggcgcccctctctctcttgtCTACCCAAAATCTGGATCTCCTtattctgtggtggctagctctatttatagagaccctgggcctcttcccaaataataaacaggaagggcgccaacaattggccattttgaaggggaacatctagtatacttatcctgactaaaattggtcttcgactgccaaagactctgacggtgacgccgtcctgggctccatggtgacctccatcctgccgttccgctggtcttggtcttgttgcaccgaaacggtaacctttgcttgatgccttggcctgtgcttgccccctttgcaccgaaggggaaacaaggacactgcgcaggccgacgcccgcctcacgcccgcctggtctcgatcgtcatggcttgcgtcacgggcacctcgcgaggtaccctgccttgatctctccgcctcctcacgagcccgcctgacgaggctgctcctgaggaagcttcctgtcgtccgccccgcgaggcttggcccctcgcgagggtcttgagcttgagctgatgaagctgggctgcactgggcctccgcttgagccacgccgcaggccgcaggcaggcaagtctggggacccccgtttccagaacgccgacagtagcccccgggcccaaggcgcgcccgaatttggcttagcagagaagcgaaggggcaagtgtgaagcgctgcgggccccaatagcctgcggcctcgggcgccgcgtgacgattgattggacgcgggcgtctctgcttccccacgacgccttggcacccgcatgacttgacaagtccctgcatgcaaaaacgggtcatgattacctgagatcatggtggccgatggttggcctcctccggactataagtacGGGCGGGCGAGAGCCCCCGCTATCCATTCCTTCCTGCTactcccttccttcttcttcctcgcccttgctccaccttacgccaatggcgccgatccgccggttttctgcagaagagaaggggaaagccccccgagagggtcccgacccgcttccgccgaagaagcggccagcCCCTGCCGCCGAGACGAGGGTGCTCGGCAGGAggcgtcgaggccttggtacgagcggccgccgcgtGGGTTttcgctgcccttgtacgcccgaatcgagggccctggagaagaaggcgtCGAGCGACACCAACGGTGCCGCCGTCGACGCCGGCGAGTTACGGCAGTGCGCGTCGtccctcctggagtccatgccgagggctcttctcgcgagcttgtGATTCACGCCGCCACGCCCCCTCAatcttggattcaccttcctccctccttcgccatCGAGATTCTGCCGAGGGGGCCtcgggagctctggctgcagcacgccgactgcaacaCC is a window encoding:
- the LOC123046646 gene encoding uncharacterized protein isoform X1, yielding MYACLKVVESANSVQNQDLSDATSFAEINSPMLLIDDASTPKKKQAFSQEGSLYKPQCDEELKPKVGMLFDDIGSVMEFYKTYAHHVGFGVRLGQQKIVDNVLLWKRFLCAKEGFRPEKGMVVVDHSKKRQKAQVLAARDDCDVQDTENREGIKIMFVSDQYKKIREVSYDTISMTAKCSCKLFESNGIMCRHIIRVLRGAKINELPRIYVLKRWERNCKRDIIFDGEGNILEENLIDPVDMAMKRKIALVRNKLEDLIRKTKGSMEGIEFLHTSLCNAEMALAHLVPAVACNTHENEESFIGSIIPKHVTIHTPTDINARGTCSRIKGHRDAVRSGSSEKKRRPGIHQKVARKCSICKEVVFHDARTCSKKQMTQQ
- the LOC123046646 gene encoding uncharacterized protein isoform X3 — protein: MLLIDDASTPKKKQAFSQEGSLYKPQCDEELKPKVGMLFDDIGSVMEFYKTYAHHVGFGVRLGQQKIVDNVLLWKRFLCAKEGFRPEKGMVVVDHSKKRQKAQVLAARDDCDVQDTENREGIKIMFVSDQYKKIREVSYDTISMTAKCSCKLFESNGIMCRHIIRVLRGAKINELPRIYVLKRWERNCKRDIIFDGEGNILEENLIDPVDMAMKRKIALVRNKLEDLIRKTKGSMEGIEFLHTSLCNAEMALAHLVPAVACNTHENEESFIGSIIPKHVTIHTPTDINARGTCSRIKGHRDAVRSGSSEKKRRPGIHQKVARKCSICKEVVFHDARTCSKKQMTQQ
- the LOC123046646 gene encoding protein FAR1-RELATED SEQUENCE 5 isoform X2 — its product is MCFCGSASCVQKKDFGPRKVWLLLIIPRKGKRYELRATWIPAYFMEIPLAGLLRTTSVSESANSFFKRFICRKLTFVEFWLRFDTALKCQRQNELIADNTSEYTTSELVTPWEIERQGRAVFTHEIFELFQAQVLAARDDCDVQDTENREGIKIMFVSDQYKKIREVSYDTISMTAKCSCKLFESNGIMCRHIIRVLRGAKINELPRIYVLKRWERNCKRDIIFDGEGNILEENLIDPVDMAMKRKIALVRNKLEDLIRKTKGSMEGIEFLHTSLCNAEMALAHLVPAVACNTHENEESFIGSIIPKHVTIHTPTDINARGTCSRIKGHRDAVRSGSSEKKRRPGIHQKVARKCSICKEVVFHDARTCSKKQMTQQ